Proteins found in one Canis lupus baileyi chromosome 26, mCanLup2.hap1, whole genome shotgun sequence genomic segment:
- the TRIB3 gene encoding tribbles homolog 3 encodes MRATPLAAAAGAPSRRKRFKLDNELDTECPTRKPAGSGPQSKLPPCPPPLSPPPAPARALPVTTASRLGPYILLEPEEGGRAYRALHCPTGTEYTCKVYPVGEALAVLEPYSRLPPQGHVARPADVVAGPRHLYTFFPRPHGDMHSLVRRRRRLPEPEAAALFRQMAAALAHCHQHGLVLRDLKLRRFVFTDHQRTKLVLENLEDACVLTGPDDSLWDKHACPAYVGPEILSSRASYSGKAADVWSLGVALFTMLAGHYPFQDSEPVLLFGKIRRGAFALPEGLSAPARCLVRCLLRREPAERLTAAGILLHPWLREDPIPSAPPRSHLWEADQVVPEGPGLEEAEEEEGEGEAGLYG; translated from the exons ATGCGAGCCACCCCCCTGGCTGCTGCTGCGGGTGCCCCCTCCAGGAGAAAGCGGTTCAAGTTGGACAATGAGCTAGACACTGAGTGTCCCACCCGGAAACCAGCTGGAAGTGGGCCCCAGTCCAAGCTGCCCCCCTGCCCGCCACCCCTGAGCCCTCCACCTGCTCCGGCCCGGGCCCTCCCCGTGACCACTGCCTCCCGGCTTGGGCCCTACATCCTCCTGGAGCCCGAGGAAGGTGGCCGTGCCTACCGGGCCTTGCACTGCCCCACAGGCACTGAGTACACCTGCAAG GTGTACCCGGTCGGCGAGGCCCTGGCCGTGCTGGAGCCCTACTCCCGACTGCCCCCGCAAGGACACGTGGCCCGGCCCGCCGACGTCGTGGCGGGTCCCCGCCACCTCTACACCTTTTTCCCGCGGCCCCACGGGGACATGCACAGCCTggtgcgccgccgccgccgcctcccggagCCCGAAGCCGCCGCGCTCTTCCGCCAGATGGCCGCGGCCCTGGCGCACTGCCACCAGCACGGGCTGGTCCTGCGCGATCTCAAGCTGCGGCGCTTCGTCTTCACCGACCACCAGAG GACAAAGCTGGTGCTGGAGAACCTGGAGGACGCCTGTGTGCTGACCGGGCCCGACGACTCCCTGTGGGACAAGCACGCGTGCCCAGCCTACGTGGGGCCCGAGATCCTCAGCTCCAGGGCCTCGTACTCGGGCAAGGCCGCCGATGTCTGGAGCCTGGGCGTGGCGCTCTTCACCATGCTGGCGGGCCACTACCCCTTCCAGGACTCAGAGCCTGTCCTGCTCTTTGGCAAGATCCGCCGCGGTGCCTTTGCCCTGCCTGAGGGCCTCTCCGCTCCCGCGCGCTGCCTGGTCCGCTGCCTCCTGCGACGGGAGCCAGCTGAGCGGCTCACAGCCGCGGGCATCCTGCTGCACCCTTGGCTGCGAGAGGACCCGATCCCCTCAGCTCCACCCCGATCCCACCTCTGGGAGGCTGACCAGGTGGTCCCCGAAGGGCCAGGGTTAGAGGAGGccgaggaagaggagggagaaggagaagcgggtCTATATGGCTAG